One Spinacia oleracea cultivar Varoflay chromosome 4, BTI_SOV_V1, whole genome shotgun sequence DNA segment encodes these proteins:
- the LOC110801298 gene encoding uncharacterized protein: protein MALYCGNSRAIARQMSLGATSLSECDSSSGSSGSSGSSSGSSSCSGSSGSSGSSSGSGSSGSGSSGSSSGSSGSSGSSSGSGSSGSSSGSSGSSGSSSGSGSSKRQRNVNVHLCE, encoded by the exons atggctttatATTGCGGCAATAGCAGAGCCATTGCCAGGCAAatgagcctaggagccacca gcctctcggaatGTGATAGTAGTAGTGGTAGTAGTGGTAGTAGTGGTAGTAGTAGTGGTAGTAGTAGTTGTAGTGGTAGTAGTGGTAGTAGTGGTAGTAGTAGTGGTAGTGGTAGTAGTGGTAGTGGTAGTAGTGGTAGTAGTAGTGGTAGTAGTGGTAGTAGTGGTAGTAGTAGTGGTAGTGGTAGTAGTGGTAGTAGTAGCGGTAGTAGTGGTAGTAGTGGTAGTAGTAGTGGTAGTGGTAGTagtaagcgacaaaggaatgtgaatgtaCACTTGtgtgaatga